The genomic interval TGTCAGCCACAGTTTCCGCTTTTTGAATTGCATCGGGAGAAACCACCATAACAGCCATACCTGCCGGAAGCCCGAAACATTTTTGTACCGAAGCGAACCAGATATCCGCGGTGGTCCAGGGCAATGCATAACCAGCCATTGAAGAAGTGGCGTCAACTGCAATAATTTTGGCAGTGTACCGGCGCAAATCTGTTAAAAAAGCATTGGGCAAGGCAGTTCCGTTGGAAGTTTCATTATGGGTAATGCAAATCACTTCATGTCCTGATTCAATCCCTGCCAGGTCCAGATCAGGAATTTCGTTTAAATCAAAAGAAAAACCGTTGGCGCCAGGACGGATCTTCTGCGTGTATTCCAGCCATTTCTCTCCAAATGCTCCGTTATAAATATGGAGACTGGAATTAACGATCAATGATTGCGCTATAATTTCCCAGCATTCTGTCGCCGACGACACGAAGTAAACCTCGTAATCGGAAGGAATATCCAGTTTCGTTATTAGAACATCAAGCGTTTCTTTGAGCATTTGCGTAAATACATCGCTACGGTGGTTCACGCTCAATATTCCGCTTTGATAAGCATCCTGCATATATTCTTCAACCTGCGGATATACTTTGGATGGGCCAGGATAAAAGGTGATCATTTCTATAAATTTTAGCTTGTTCTTAAACAAAAACATCATAGAATTCAAAGCCGGAACCCTGAACCTATGATGCTGTATTTCACGGATAGTACGGTTTACATAAATCCTTCCCTTTTCATAGCAGTTTCAAGTTGTTCACCCAGTTTTTGCGAAGCTTTCAACAATGGCAATCGAACATCCGAACTGCAAATTCCTTTTATTTCAAGACATTTTTTGATACCAACCGGATTCGATTCAATGTATAAAAGTGTATCAAATTCTAAAAATGCAAGCTGTAATTTTGCAGCTTCCTTAAATCGTCCTTCCAGCGCATGCCAAGTAAGATCTGTGAATTCTTTGGGAAATGCGTTGGCAATTACCGAGATCACTCCATGCCATCCGATGCTGATCAAGGTTGTCACCAGATTATCGTCTCCCGACAAGAGGAGAAAATCTTCCGGTACCCTGGCTGATAATTCAAGGCCTTGTTCCAGACTTCCTCCTGCATCTTTGATCCCAATTATATTCGTATGCCCGGAAAGCTGTACAATCGTATCCGGTTTCATATTCGTAACCGTTCGTCCTGGTACGTTGTATAATAAAACCGGAACGGGAGATGCATCAGCAATGGCTGTAAAATGAGCAATGATTCCTTCCTGTGTTGGCTTGTTGTAATAGGGGCAAACGGAAAGAATTGCATCAACACCGGTAAAATCAGTTTCCTTAATAGAATCCAGGACAGAACGGGTGTTGTTTCCTCCCATTCCGTACACTACAGGAAGCGATTTGGTATTATTCTTTATTGTAAATGCCAGTATGGCCTGTTTCTCCCGGGAAGTTACTGTTGGAGATTCGCCGGTAGTTCCCTGAACCACAAGATAATCTACATCTCCTTCGGTAACAAGGTCGATTAATTTTTTAAGACCTTGGTAATCAACTTCATTCTGTTCATCAAAAGGTGTAATCAGCGCTGCTCCTACCCCTTTGAAACGTAAGTCCAATGGCATTATTTTCTTATATTATTGTTAGATTTCGAAACACAAAGTTAGCTTTCTAAGCCATTAATCTTCACTATTTAGCAATCATTGCCAAAAATTCTTCTTCCGACAAAATTGTTACGCCCAATCTTCTGGCTTTTTCCAGCTTTGAAGGGCCCATATTCTCACCGGCCAGCAGGTAATTTAACTTTGCTGAAACACCGCTCAGAATTCTGCCGCCATTTACTTCAATCTTGTTTTTCAGCTCGTCCCGGTCAAAATTTTCGAAAACGCCTGAAATGACAAATGTTTTCCCCTCCAGTAAATCACTTTCCGCCACCACTGGTTTTTCATCACTTTCCATCTGAATTCCTGCCAGTCGAAGCCGTTCTATCATTTCCTGGTTTTCTGGCACGCTGAAATACGATTCAATACTTTTTGCAATGCGCCCTCCGATTTCAGGGACTGCAATCAGCTGATCGTAAGTCGCTGAACTGATAGCTTCAATGGATTTAAAATAAATCGCCAGTTTTTCGGCAACTGTTGCACCTACAAATCGGATCCCTAATCCGAACATGACATTTTTGAAGGGAACCGTTTTGGATAATTCAAGCCCTTTCAGAATATTCTCAACCGTTTTTTCCCTGAAACTTATTTTTTTCAGTTTCCCGGTTTCTTCATTTACAATATTTTTTTCAAGGCCGAGTAATTTCTCGTATGTCAGATCATACAGATCCGCCGGAGTTCTGACAAGATTTGTATCGAACAGAAGCTGGATTTTGCCTTCACCCAGACTCTCAATATTCATAGCTTTCCGGTGAATGAAATGTTCAATCCTTCCTTTCAACTGAGGAGGACAATGGCTGTCGTTCGGACAAAGAAAAGCTACTTCTCCTTCATTACGAATAAGTTCTGAACCACATTCGGGACATTTTTTAGGAAATACGACTGGTTCTGTCAAAAATTCAATGCGTTGGCTAATATCAACTCCGGTTATTTTCGGAATAATTTCTCCGCTTTTTTCTACAAAAACAGTGTCGCCAATTTGTATATCAAGCCGTTCAATTTCATTCGCATTGTGCAGCGTTGCCCTTTTTACACGTGTGCCAGACAAATGAACGCCTTTTACTTTGTTGTAAGGAAGATCTCGCTCATTGATATCACACAAATTAGCAACCGGAGTTATTGCACCGGTTCGTCCAACCTGGAAATTAACGGAACGCAAAATAGCGGGTTTGTTTTCAGCTTTGTATTTAAAAGAAATAGCCCAGCGAGGACTTTTAGCAGTAAATCCCAATTCACGCTGCTGCTCAAATGAATTGATTTTCAATACGATACCATCAGTTGCCAAAGGTAAAGAAGCCCGTTTCGTTTCCCATTCGTGGATAAATGCAATCGCTTCGTCGATATTCTGCACTTTTCGCCAGCCTGGGGAAACATTAAATCCCCAGGTTTTCAGTCCCAGCAAACTCTCTTCATGACTTTTAAAATGATTGTCGTCGCTGATGAAACTATAGAGATAACAATCCAGGTTGCGACGCGCCGTTTCAGCAGAATCCTGTAATTTGAATGAACCAGAAGCCGCGTTGCGTGGATTTGCATATTGGTTTTCCCCCAAAGTATCCATCTCATCATTCAGTTTTTGGAACGATGTATACGGCATAAATCCTTCACCACGTATTTCAAAATCAGGTGGCAGGTTTTTAGCATTAACACGCAATGGCAATGAACGTATCGTTTTGACATTGTGGGTAATATCATCACCACGGGTTCCGTCGCCACGCGTTATTCCACGTACCAAAACGCCGTTTTCGTATGTAAAGCTCAATGAAATTCCATCGAATTTGAGCTCACAGATATATTCATATTCCTCGCCTTCCAGCCCTTTCCGGACGCGGTCATCGAAATTCCGCAGTTCCTGTTCGTTGTAAGTATTGTCCAGCGAAAGCATGGGATAACGGTGGAAAACAGGTACAAAATTCTTTGTAACAGTTCCTCCTACCCGCTGAGTGGGTGAATCACTTTTCTTGAATTCCGGATATTTATTTTCAAGTGCGGCTAATTGTTTTAATAACTGATCGAACTCAAAATCCGAAATTTCAGAAACGCTGTCCTGATAATAGCGAAAATTGTAATGTTCTATTTTTCTGCTCAGTTCGTCTATTTGTATTTCAGGATCCATAATTTTTCATCAAGGTTCGAAGTTATTTTTTCACTCCGAATTGTACACATTTAAATTTTCGTCAAATTTACATTTTATTCCATTTTTCAAAAGTAAAGAAACGATTTACTCATACATTACTTCCTCCTTTCCCCTTCCTCCATTCCAAAATCCTTTTTACATCTTGACAGGAAATTCTCTAATTTTGCCAAAAAATTTAAACTGCACCTTATCCTATATAAATGGCCGGAATTGCCCCTTCTATCCTAGCTGCTGACTTTGCCAATTTACAACGCGACGTTGAAATGCTGAATGCCAGTGTTGCCGAATACATTCACGTGGACGTTATGGATGGTATGTTTGTCCCGAATATATCCTTTGGTATGCCTGTTTGTGAAGCTATAAACCGTTATGCGAAAAAACCTCTTGATGTTCACTTAATGATTGAACAGCCCGACCGCTATCTGGAAGCTTTTAAAAACGCCGGTGCCACAGGACTAACAGTTCATTATGAAGCTTGCCCGCATCTGCATCGTACCGTTCAGCATATTAAGGAATTAGGTGCATTGCCGGGGGTAGCGTTGAATCCGCATACGCCGGTGGAAGCACTTTCAGAAATACTTGGAGACTTGTCGCTGGTGCTGATCATGTCTGTAAATCCGGGTTTTGGCGGCCAGAAATTCATTGAAAATACCTATAAAAAAGTAGCCAAACTCAACGAAATGCGTAAAAACGGAGGTTATAATTTTAAGATTGAAATAGATGGCGGCGTCAATGTAAATAACGCAGCGGCCCTGACCAGAGAAGGAGCAGATATTTTAGTTGCGGGAAGTTTTGTATTTAGCTCAGGAAATCCTCTTCAAACGATCCAGGACCTTAAAAATGCGCAGGAACTATGAGGAAACGGTTTCTTCTGGCAATTCTTTTGCTGATGACCTGTTTGTCAACGGAAGCTTTTACCAATAAGTCCATCGAGCAGCCAACAGGAGAATTACCCCTGAAAATCCATCCAAACGGAAAACATGTAACTGATAATAATGGAAAACCGTTTCTAATGGTTGCTGATGTAGCCTGGCAATTGTTGCGAAAACTAAGTTATGCAGATGCGGTCCAATATATGGACATCCGGAAATCGCAGTCTTTCAATACGTTTATTGTGCAACTTTTACCTGCATTGCCAACGCAAAAAAATTTCAATAAAGCCACTCCCTTTTTAAACAACAACGATTTAGATCAACCAAATAAGGCATACTTTGATTATCTGGAAAAAATCGTTACCGCGGCAAAAGAACGCAGTCTGATCGTAGGGATTGTGGTTTTACGAAAAAGCTGGAATATAGTTTTCGATAATTATAAGGAAGATTCCTGGAAAAATTATGGTAGTTATGTTGGCAAACGGCTTGCCAGATATCCCAACATTATATGGATAGTTAGTGAAGAAGAATACCAGAGTGCTTCACAATTTAAAGCCATTTCAGAGGGATTAAGGTCTTCTACACATGAACAGCTGATCGCTTCGTTATCCACCTGCTCCCCAACCCGGCCTATCGACAGTTCCCCAAACCGATCGGACCTGAAATTCGTAATTCCGGATTCTACGGTCAGTTATTCGGAGTATGCAACGTTAGCTAACTGGCAGAAAAAATTCCGGCGAACTTTCACAACAGCCGTTTTTAATAGCAAATTCTGAATTTCCTAAAGAAATTACGGACCAGTCGGTTTTGATCAGAAATCAGGCCTATCAGTCGGTTATGAGTGCAGCTGCCGGTTTTTGTCATATGAGTACGATTAAAAACTTTAATCCAACCTGGAAGGTTAATATTACCAGGGACGGAGCCGAGTATATCCACAATTTTGTTAAAATACTGAAAGGAATTCCGTGGGAATATATGTACCCGGAAACCTCGCCCAAATTATTTCCGGATTCACTGGATCAAAAAGAAATTGGCATTTTCTCGCTATCCAATCAGCGAATGGCCATGATGTACATTCCAACCTCACGAATTGTAAAGATAGATCTGAGCCAGTTAAACGGAAACGAATTCCGTGCAGTATGGTATAGTCCGCGTACAGGAAAAAGATGGAGCGGAGGTGATTTCCCTATTTCAAAAGAGGCATTTATAAATCCCCCCGATCCTCAGCCGGAATGGGACTGGATTCTTTTGGTTGGCGCTAAAAACTAGGATCAAGCGCCAATCATCGTTATTTAACCATTAGATTGGCCTGCTTTTTGCTTTATTGATAAAATATATTGTACGTATTTTATCAATATGAAAGCATAATTCCTTTCTTTGCAGAAGTCCGTACCCATTAATTTTTTGAAATGCCGGGGCTAGCACCTGAGTCACCAATGAGCTTATTTAAAGGAATATTAATTTGTTGTATTTTATTGGCTTTTGCTAAAAAAAACACTTATGCCCAAAATATATTATGGGCTGATAAAGTGCTTGGCTACTCTTCTGAATACAGGCCCGGACAGTTTGGGCAGGGTTATCGCTCCAAACAAATCCTTCATAAACCCAATAAGTTACCGGATTTCGGCAATAGCCCTTGTGCATGGACGCCAGCAGATGCTGAAAGCCGGAGTGAGGAATGGATTAAAGTTGGATTTGCAAAAACGATTTCACTTAAACAGGTAGCCATAGCCGAAAACCTGAATCCGGGAGCTATTGCCCGTGTATATGCATATGATGAAAATGGGAAGGAATTTCTTCTTTTAGATAAAAAACCTGCATCTGAGGGTATTACGGGAAAAATGTTACGCCTGTTTCCGACACAGAATATTCTTGCCAATGCTATCAAAATCATTCTTCAGCCGGACAAAGTCCCAGGTTTCAACCAAATTGACGCCATTGGGATTTCCGATGATGTTAAACCTATTGACGCCGAAATCAATTTATCCGCGAATCTTAAAAAGGATTTAAAAAAAGAGAATCTGGGAAAAAATGTCAATAGCGCAGCTCAGGAGCTTGCCCCAATAATTTCCCCGGATGGCAAAACTTTATATTTTACAAGGGAAGATTTTGCAGGAAACACCGGATCTCCTAAAAATCAGGACGTTTGGTTTTCGCAATTAGGCAACAATAACCAGTGGGGAAAAGCGCAAAATATCGGGCCTCCGATAAACAACATTGGAAACAATGCCATTGCAAGTATTTCCAACGTTGGAAAAACGCTATACCTCATCAATAAATATCGTAGTGATGGTACAATGACGTTTGGTATATCCCAATCCTTCGCTACTAAAAATGGATGGAGTTTCCCAAAAGATATTATTGTAACTGATTTTTACAACAACGAAGACGGAACGGAACTGGCTGTTTCTCCACAAGGAAATGTGATGGTTTTTTCACTTCAGCGTCGCGATACAGAAGGTGATAAAGATCTGTATGTTTCCTTCCAGCAAAAAGATGACAGTTGGTCGGAGCCAAGAAGAATGGGAAATGTTATCAATACGGCTGATTACGAGGGATCTCCGTTTATAGCTTTGGATAACAAATCACTTTATTTCTCGTCACGAGGGATTAGCGGTTATGGCAAAAGTGATATATTTTTATCAAAAAGGCTTGACGACACCTGGCTTAACTGGTCTGAACCGGAAAATTTAGGCCCTGCAATAAACAGCAAATCCTGGGATGCATATTTTAGCATTTCGGCAACCGGAGATTACGCTTATTTCACTGCAAATGATGAACCTTCGGGCATTTCAGATATTTTCAGAATTGAACTTAATCCTGAAATGAAACCGGATCCGGTGGCTATTATCAGCGGGTCTATCTTAGAAATAGAAACGAATAAACCCGTACGGGCAGACATTGTAGCAGATTTGAAGAAAAATAATGAGGTTTTCACAAAAGCACAATTTGATCCTGAGACAGGAGAATTTCGGCTGATTTTACCATTGAAGGACATTTACAGGATCACTGCAAGTGAAAAAGGATACTTTCCGGTAACAGAAGAAATTGATTTGTCTAACGAAATCAATTTTAAAAATATTAAGAAAAACCTTTATTTACAGCCAATCAAAGCCGGCCAGCAAATCAGGTTGAACAACACAATGTTCACCCAAAGTAGTGCAGATGTGGTTCCAACATCATATTCTGAGCTGGATCGTATTGTTACCACTATGAAAGATTTCCCTGCCATGGAGATTTTACTGGAAGGACACACAGATAATCAGGGTGAAGTTCAGAAAAATATTAAATTGGCTGAAGACCGCGTTCAGCAGGTAAAAAAATATTTGTTATCCAAAGGAATAGACGCACAAAGAATTCAAACTAAAGCATGGGGGCCAGCCAAACCCATTGCAAGTAACCTTACGGAACAAACGCGGCAAAAGAACCGCCGGGTGGAATTCACGATCCTAAAAATTTAGAAAATCGTCCTTCCCGGTAAATTTGTTTATTTTCGCAGAAAATTTATCAGGCTGGTATGCCGGTAAATAAAGCTTCACCCTAAGCGAAAAAGATAACAAATAAACTAAAATGATTTCAACAACTAAAAGAGATACTCCACAAACCTGGCTCATATTTTTGCTGATACTAATTGTCGGGACGTTTCTAAGACTTTATAAGTTAGATTCTTACAGTATATTCTTTGATGAAAAAAGTACAATGGTCGTTAGCCAGGGAATCGTACTGGAAGGTGCCAATCAAAAGGAAGTGTTCTCAACAAAAACAATTTCAACTCCTGAATTCTGGAAAGCTCCGGTACTGAATTACCAACCTCCA from Dyadobacter sp. NIV53 carries:
- a CDS encoding DUF4038 domain-containing protein; the encoded protein is MRKRFLLAILLLMTCLSTEAFTNKSIEQPTGELPLKIHPNGKHVTDNNGKPFLMVADVAWQLLRKLSYADAVQYMDIRKSQSFNTFIVQLLPALPTQKNFNKATPFLNNNDLDQPNKAYFDYLEKIVTAAKERSLIVGIVVLRKSWNIVFDNYKEDSWKNYGSYVGKRLARYPNIIWIVSEEEYQSASQFKAISEGLRSSTHEQLIASLSTCSPTRPIDSSPNRSDLKFVIPDSTVSYSEYATLANWQKKFRRTFTTAVFNSKF
- a CDS encoding putative collagen-binding domain-containing protein, translating into MIRNQAYQSVMSAAAGFCHMSTIKNFNPTWKVNITRDGAEYIHNFVKILKGIPWEYMYPETSPKLFPDSLDQKEIGIFSLSNQRMAMMYIPTSRIVKIDLSQLNGNEFRAVWYSPRTGKRWSGGDFPISKEAFINPPDPQPEWDWILLVGAKN
- a CDS encoding OmpA family protein, giving the protein MSLFKGILICCILLAFAKKNTYAQNILWADKVLGYSSEYRPGQFGQGYRSKQILHKPNKLPDFGNSPCAWTPADAESRSEEWIKVGFAKTISLKQVAIAENLNPGAIARVYAYDENGKEFLLLDKKPASEGITGKMLRLFPTQNILANAIKIILQPDKVPGFNQIDAIGISDDVKPIDAEINLSANLKKDLKKENLGKNVNSAAQELAPIISPDGKTLYFTREDFAGNTGSPKNQDVWFSQLGNNNQWGKAQNIGPPINNIGNNAIASISNVGKTLYLINKYRSDGTMTFGISQSFATKNGWSFPKDIIVTDFYNNEDGTELAVSPQGNVMVFSLQRRDTEGDKDLYVSFQQKDDSWSEPRRMGNVINTADYEGSPFIALDNKSLYFSSRGISGYGKSDIFLSKRLDDTWLNWSEPENLGPAINSKSWDAYFSISATGDYAYFTANDEPSGISDIFRIELNPEMKPDPVAIISGSILEIETNKPVRADIVADLKKNNEVFTKAQFDPETGEFRLILPLKDIYRITASEKGYFPVTEEIDLSNEINFKNIKKNLYLQPIKAGQQIRLNNTMFTQSSADVVPTSYSELDRIVTTMKDFPAMEILLEGHTDNQGEVQKNIKLAEDRVQQVKKYLLSKGIDAQRIQTKAWGPAKPIASNLTEQTRQKNRRVEFTILKI
- the rpe gene encoding ribulose-phosphate 3-epimerase; amino-acid sequence: MAGIAPSILAADFANLQRDVEMLNASVAEYIHVDVMDGMFVPNISFGMPVCEAINRYAKKPLDVHLMIEQPDRYLEAFKNAGATGLTVHYEACPHLHRTVQHIKELGALPGVALNPHTPVEALSEILGDLSLVLIMSVNPGFGGQKFIENTYKKVAKLNEMRKNGGYNFKIEIDGGVNVNNAAALTREGADILVAGSFVFSSGNPLQTIQDLKNAQEL
- the ligA gene encoding NAD-dependent DNA ligase LigA; protein product: MDPEIQIDELSRKIEHYNFRYYQDSVSEISDFEFDQLLKQLAALENKYPEFKKSDSPTQRVGGTVTKNFVPVFHRYPMLSLDNTYNEQELRNFDDRVRKGLEGEEYEYICELKFDGISLSFTYENGVLVRGITRGDGTRGDDITHNVKTIRSLPLRVNAKNLPPDFEIRGEGFMPYTSFQKLNDEMDTLGENQYANPRNAASGSFKLQDSAETARRNLDCYLYSFISDDNHFKSHEESLLGLKTWGFNVSPGWRKVQNIDEAIAFIHEWETKRASLPLATDGIVLKINSFEQQRELGFTAKSPRWAISFKYKAENKPAILRSVNFQVGRTGAITPVANLCDINERDLPYNKVKGVHLSGTRVKRATLHNANEIERLDIQIGDTVFVEKSGEIIPKITGVDISQRIEFLTEPVVFPKKCPECGSELIRNEGEVAFLCPNDSHCPPQLKGRIEHFIHRKAMNIESLGEGKIQLLFDTNLVRTPADLYDLTYEKLLGLEKNIVNEETGKLKKISFREKTVENILKGLELSKTVPFKNVMFGLGIRFVGATVAEKLAIYFKSIEAISSATYDQLIAVPEIGGRIAKSIESYFSVPENQEMIERLRLAGIQMESDEKPVVAESDLLEGKTFVISGVFENFDRDELKNKIEVNGGRILSGVSAKLNYLLAGENMGPSKLEKARRLGVTILSEEEFLAMIAK
- a CDS encoding aminotransferase class V-fold PLP-dependent enzyme; the protein is MITFYPGPSKVYPQVEEYMQDAYQSGILSVNHRSDVFTQMLKETLDVLITKLDIPSDYEVYFVSSATECWEIIAQSLIVNSSLHIYNGAFGEKWLEYTQKIRPGANGFSFDLNEIPDLDLAGIESGHEVICITHNETSNGTALPNAFLTDLRRYTAKIIAVDATSSMAGYALPWTTADIWFASVQKCFGLPAGMAVMVVSPDAIQKAETVADKSFYNSFLFMRDNFLKFQTPYTPNALGIYLLGRVMQQVSPIIEIGLDLKQRAEEWYSFLTENGYELLVKNELVRSDTVINVLAEKEKITEIKSKAKLAGIQLGNGYGKWKETSFRIANFPAITVTEISLLKNFLLNLPK
- the dapA gene encoding 4-hydroxy-tetrahydrodipicolinate synthase, which translates into the protein MPLDLRFKGVGAALITPFDEQNEVDYQGLKKLIDLVTEGDVDYLVVQGTTGESPTVTSREKQAILAFTIKNNTKSLPVVYGMGGNNTRSVLDSIKETDFTGVDAILSVCPYYNKPTQEGIIAHFTAIADASPVPVLLYNVPGRTVTNMKPDTIVQLSGHTNIIGIKDAGGSLEQGLELSARVPEDFLLLSGDDNLVTTLISIGWHGVISVIANAFPKEFTDLTWHALEGRFKEAAKLQLAFLEFDTLLYIESNPVGIKKCLEIKGICSSDVRLPLLKASQKLGEQLETAMKREGFM